The following coding sequences lie in one Bifidobacterium sp. ESL0690 genomic window:
- a CDS encoding LytR C-terminal domain-containing protein, with product MARDDRGNYESYQKDAFDNPPKGPIGVHRGNTSLLSRSIPYVIVIIVAIIAGLLVWGFYSGELQKTFTGHSQTQSQTTTAPKTLKKKKVVKQDTDTKSDTSNSTNQQQQAAPQPAQQVNKQTAVQVINATQTSGYAAQKKAVLDQAGYTQVTAGNASGTLPSSTVVWYQNDADKATAQDVANTLGIQAVQQQNGIQQAIVVVLLN from the coding sequence ATGGCGCGCGACGACCGAGGTAACTATGAGTCTTATCAGAAAGACGCATTCGATAACCCCCCGAAGGGACCTATAGGCGTTCACCGTGGCAATACGTCATTGCTTTCCCGCTCGATTCCCTATGTCATTGTCATCATAGTTGCCATCATCGCTGGTCTTTTGGTTTGGGGCTTCTACTCGGGTGAGTTGCAAAAAACCTTTACCGGACACAGCCAGACTCAGTCCCAGACCACGACTGCTCCCAAGACCCTCAAGAAAAAAAAGGTCGTCAAGCAGGATACTGACACCAAGTCCGATACCAGCAATTCAACCAATCAGCAGCAGCAAGCGGCGCCTCAGCCGGCTCAGCAGGTCAACAAGCAGACTGCGGTCCAGGTCATCAACGCCACCCAGACGAGTGGTTATGCCGCCCAAAAGAAGGCCGTGCTCGATCAGGCCGGCTATACACAGGTGACCGCCGGCAATGCGTCAGGCACGCTTCCTTCCTCCACCGTTGTCTGGTATCAGAACGATGCCGACAAGGCCACGGCGCAGGATGTCGCGAACACCTTGGGCATTCAGGCCGTGCAGCAGCAGAACGGCATCCAGCAGGCGATTGTCGTGGTGCTGCTTAACTGA
- a CDS encoding uracil-DNA glycosylase — MSETHVKPLSELVEAGWAQALADVEPDIHRMGDFLRAEHKAGRPSLPASHNILRAFTIPFDSIKVLIVGQDPYPTPGHPVGLSFCVAPDVRPVPKSLQNIYKEMHDDLGLPIPQNGDLTPWCSQGVMLLNRCLTVGVGRPNSHQGKGWEKVTDAAITALNARKDAQGNPKPLVAILWGRNAQSLEPLLTNAFIIKSPHPSPLSASRGFFGSRPFSRANAALQQMGVAPINWDLTSSSTPPSATMPQTEQ, encoded by the coding sequence ATGAGCGAAACCCATGTCAAACCACTTTCCGAACTCGTCGAGGCCGGTTGGGCGCAGGCCCTGGCCGACGTGGAACCGGACATCCACCGTATGGGAGACTTCCTGCGTGCCGAGCATAAGGCCGGGCGCCCTTCTCTGCCGGCAAGTCATAACATCCTGCGGGCCTTCACCATCCCCTTCGATTCCATCAAGGTATTGATCGTCGGCCAGGACCCTTACCCCACCCCCGGCCACCCGGTGGGATTGAGTTTCTGCGTGGCACCCGACGTACGCCCCGTGCCCAAAAGCCTGCAGAACATTTATAAGGAGATGCACGACGACCTCGGCCTGCCGATTCCTCAGAACGGCGACCTCACGCCTTGGTGCAGCCAAGGGGTCATGCTCCTGAACCGCTGCCTCACCGTCGGCGTTGGCCGGCCCAACAGCCATCAGGGAAAAGGTTGGGAGAAAGTCACCGATGCCGCGATCACGGCCTTGAACGCGCGCAAAGACGCACAAGGTAACCCGAAGCCTTTGGTCGCCATCCTCTGGGGGCGCAACGCGCAAAGCCTCGAGCCGCTGCTGACCAACGCCTTCATCATCAAATCCCCACACCCCAGCCCACTTTCCGCTTCAAGAGGATTCTTCGGTTCCCGCCCGTTTTCCCGGGCCAATGCGGCACTGCAACAGATGGGAGTCGCGCCGATCAACTGGGATTTGACGTCAAGCTCGACTCCACCTTCGGCTACAATGCCTCAGACAGAGCAATAA
- a CDS encoding MoxR family ATPase codes for MAIFPPNPRSSQPAGQQPNTSIPSPAATSAGAGEGARAKQLADRIRMRFAQTLIGQENLREALITTMIAGGHILIESVPGLAKTTAAQTLATSVSGTFRRVQCTPDLMPSDLVGTQIFDFSKQQFSTQIGPIHANFVLLDEINRSNAKTQSAMLEAMAEGATTIGGKRIALPKPFMVIATENPIEEEGTFTLPEAQMDRFMMKAVMTYPSAADETRMLSMLTLRGTDVVDPSTPVQNALSIADVDFLRSAARRVHVSEAIMNYAVDLVATSRGAGTHPIKNLAAKVRLGASPRASISLVRIGQAQALLNGRDYVIPEDVKKFVHEIMRHRILLTFEAQAEGTTTDQIIDSIVETVPVP; via the coding sequence ATGGCCATTTTCCCACCAAATCCACGTTCGTCGCAGCCTGCCGGGCAACAGCCCAACACATCCATTCCAAGCCCCGCAGCCACAAGCGCCGGCGCCGGTGAAGGAGCCCGTGCCAAGCAGCTCGCCGACCGTATTCGCATGCGTTTCGCCCAAACGCTCATCGGCCAGGAGAACCTTCGCGAAGCGTTGATCACCACGATGATCGCCGGCGGCCATATCCTGATCGAATCGGTGCCGGGCCTTGCCAAGACCACCGCGGCCCAGACGCTGGCGACTTCGGTTTCCGGCACGTTCCGCCGTGTGCAGTGCACTCCCGACCTGATGCCTTCCGACCTCGTGGGCACGCAGATCTTCGACTTTTCCAAGCAGCAGTTCTCCACCCAAATCGGCCCGATTCACGCCAATTTCGTGCTGCTCGACGAAATCAATCGTTCCAACGCGAAGACCCAGTCGGCCATGCTTGAAGCGATGGCCGAAGGCGCCACGACCATCGGCGGCAAACGTATAGCGCTGCCGAAGCCGTTCATGGTCATCGCCACGGAAAACCCGATCGAAGAGGAAGGCACCTTCACTCTCCCGGAGGCGCAGATGGACCGTTTCATGATGAAGGCGGTCATGACCTACCCCAGCGCCGCCGACGAAACGCGCATGCTTTCGATGCTCACGCTGCGTGGCACCGACGTGGTGGATCCCTCCACCCCGGTGCAGAACGCCCTGAGCATTGCCGACGTCGATTTCCTGCGCTCGGCCGCACGACGCGTCCATGTCTCTGAAGCCATCATGAATTATGCGGTCGATCTGGTGGCCACCTCTCGAGGCGCAGGCACCCATCCCATCAAGAACCTTGCGGCCAAGGTGCGTCTGGGCGCAAGCCCGCGAGCCTCCATCTCGCTGGTCCGCATCGGTCAGGCCCAGGCCCTTTTGAACGGACGCGACTATGTGATTCCCGAGGATGTCAAGAAGTTCGTTCACGAAATCATGCGTCACCGAATCCTTCTGACCTTCGAAGCCCAGGCCGAAGGCACCACCACTGACCAGATCATCGATTCCATCGTCGAAACGGTGCCCGTTCCATGA
- a CDS encoding DUF58 domain-containing protein — protein MSSAQRQASPEAREVRRKIETLSSTLTLPTVRRALGVLEGEHSSSRLGGNNDPMSTRDYTFEDEARLIDWKASAKQGHPMVIDRERLVTSRVHLLLDNGLEMEGRTTSGETATEVAGNAMCMFAALSARRHDRISLVFADSANIIRKPFKGGLAQFEEAIDNGMGGEKRHPRNFEALLAYARTLNDRGSLVVIATDEHALSGDHLHSLRLIAAMHPLMLIDVATLNPFRKIPFGQITDGFDGRRIPAFMIGEQSASSVDTHRKYLTAQLQEHLKANGTTLIRAKSSEDMFSQFIHLVSVTLKQTSFARFDASSVSLGGMA, from the coding sequence ATGAGTTCCGCCCAACGTCAAGCCTCACCTGAGGCGAGAGAAGTGCGCAGGAAAATCGAAACACTTTCCTCGACGCTGACTCTGCCCACGGTACGCCGCGCCTTAGGAGTGCTCGAAGGAGAGCACTCGTCGTCACGGCTCGGCGGCAACAACGACCCGATGTCGACCAGGGATTACACCTTCGAGGACGAGGCACGGCTTATCGACTGGAAAGCCAGCGCCAAACAAGGGCACCCGATGGTCATCGACCGCGAGCGTCTGGTGACTTCGCGCGTCCATCTGCTGCTCGACAACGGGTTGGAGATGGAAGGCCGAACGACTTCGGGAGAAACAGCCACGGAAGTCGCCGGCAATGCCATGTGCATGTTCGCGGCCCTGAGCGCCCGCCGCCACGACAGGATTTCGCTGGTGTTCGCCGACAGCGCGAATATCATCCGCAAACCGTTCAAAGGCGGGCTGGCCCAATTCGAAGAGGCCATCGACAACGGAATGGGCGGCGAAAAGCGCCATCCTCGCAATTTCGAGGCCTTGCTTGCCTATGCCCGAACCTTGAACGACAGGGGCTCGCTGGTGGTCATCGCCACTGACGAACACGCCCTGAGCGGCGATCATCTGCACTCGCTGCGGCTTATCGCCGCAATGCACCCGCTGATGCTCATCGACGTGGCGACGCTGAACCCATTCAGGAAAATCCCGTTCGGCCAGATCACCGACGGGTTCGACGGCCGCCGCATTCCCGCCTTCATGATCGGCGAACAATCGGCAAGTTCCGTCGACACCCATCGCAAGTATCTGACCGCCCAGCTGCAGGAGCATCTCAAAGCCAACGGCACGACGCTGATACGCGCAAAATCGAGCGAGGACATGTTCTCCCAGTTCATTCATCTGGTAAGCGTGACCTTGAAGCAGACCTCATTCGCCCGCTTTGACGCCTCCTCCGTATCGTTGGGAGGAATGGCATGA
- a CDS encoding VWA domain-containing protein, giving the protein MNLEWHWPWAAAIALVAAIVCIIAWQLVSARRPNKYPQIPVFDLDEDLNTEHVEELFRQWRVLGRLAVIVLAISLLVSLVTVSRPSTVDEADERAANRDIVLCLDVSPSMLSYDHEVLASYQRLISNFKGERIGLSLFNSTSRTLFPLTDDYQLASGQLKYASDILGKISSQDKINKTNDRTLQEFSDLIEGTQNRKDKTSLIGDGLVSCAAMLPGFTYGKTGRTQDESDKASIVLATDNFSGKSTYTLGSALDLTHKAGIVVDGLYAGPASSENDDTTIEMQRDITSHGGSYFSVHSGKPIENLVQTIEKRKNRDEEKVRKAALVDAPGWWTLALALLVALWIGLAWRLKR; this is encoded by the coding sequence ATGAACCTCGAGTGGCATTGGCCCTGGGCCGCCGCAATAGCGCTCGTCGCCGCAATCGTCTGTATCATCGCCTGGCAGCTGGTCAGCGCGCGCCGTCCGAACAAGTATCCGCAGATTCCCGTGTTCGATTTGGACGAGGATCTCAATACCGAACATGTAGAAGAGCTTTTTCGGCAATGGCGGGTGCTGGGACGTCTGGCAGTAATCGTTCTGGCGATCTCGCTTTTGGTTTCGCTGGTGACGGTTTCAAGACCTTCCACGGTTGACGAAGCCGACGAGAGGGCTGCGAACCGCGATATCGTCCTGTGCTTGGACGTCTCCCCTTCGATGCTTTCCTACGACCATGAGGTCCTTGCCTCCTATCAGCGGCTTATTTCCAATTTCAAGGGCGAACGCATCGGCCTGAGCCTATTCAATTCGACCTCCCGCACGCTTTTCCCGCTGACCGACGATTACCAGTTGGCTTCGGGACAGCTCAAATACGCCAGCGATATCCTAGGAAAAATCTCCTCACAGGACAAGATCAACAAAACCAATGACCGCACCCTGCAGGAATTCTCCGATCTGATCGAAGGCACCCAGAACCGCAAGGACAAGACCAGCCTGATCGGCGACGGCCTCGTGAGCTGCGCGGCGATGCTCCCCGGTTTCACTTACGGCAAGACGGGTCGAACCCAAGACGAGTCCGACAAAGCCTCGATCGTGCTGGCGACCGATAACTTCTCCGGGAAATCGACCTATACGCTGGGGTCGGCCCTGGACCTGACACACAAGGCAGGCATCGTGGTGGACGGTTTGTACGCCGGCCCGGCCAGCAGCGAGAACGACGATACAACCATCGAAATGCAGCGTGACATTACCTCTCACGGAGGCTCGTATTTCTCCGTCCATTCCGGCAAACCGATAGAAAACCTCGTCCAAACGATCGAAAAGCGGAAAAACCGGGACGAAGAGAAGGTCCGCAAGGCGGCTTTGGTGGATGCCCCCGGCTGGTGGACTTTGGCATTGGCGCTTTTGGTGGCACTTTGGATAGGCCTTGCTTGGAGACTCAAACGATGA
- a CDS encoding vWA domain-containing protein, with protein sequence MNLDNLKTLRFNPALGWPAGIAIAIIMLGFAFAVVVVHRRRKGESDETVWACVRRCAICVIIALLALTPSTIASTTSRAVNTTDVVIATDVTGSMAVDDAQYGTSKTMTRLDAAKKAINDLTSIYDNSSFAAVHFGASATLDVPLTPDVGAIRNWATGLNTEPTSVSAGSNLDAPIDPLLVTLKQMRTAHPQDKIVLYYISDGEQTSTKPRRTFSSLRQYLDDAFTIGVGSEKGGQIPEVTAGPSDSDGDQPSTSSQGWVKDPATGQPGISRMDKKNLIAIADEMSGKCILLDATHKLDKSSVATLSKHFRTVETPKRRERVMPVVWPLYIALAALLTMEIGSWLANSRRLL encoded by the coding sequence ATGAACCTCGACAATCTTAAGACATTGCGTTTCAATCCCGCGCTCGGTTGGCCCGCCGGCATCGCCATCGCGATTATCATGCTTGGTTTCGCGTTCGCCGTGGTCGTGGTTCACCGCCGCAGGAAAGGCGAAAGCGACGAAACCGTGTGGGCATGCGTGCGCCGTTGTGCCATTTGCGTCATCATCGCGCTTTTGGCACTGACCCCCTCAACCATCGCCAGCACCACAAGCCGCGCGGTGAACACCACCGATGTGGTCATCGCCACCGACGTGACCGGTTCCATGGCCGTTGACGACGCCCAATACGGAACAAGCAAGACAATGACGCGCCTGGATGCCGCCAAAAAAGCCATTAACGACCTCACGTCGATCTATGACAATTCCAGCTTCGCTGCGGTACATTTCGGAGCGAGCGCGACATTGGACGTGCCGTTGACCCCTGATGTCGGTGCCATCCGCAACTGGGCCACCGGGCTCAACACGGAACCGACTTCGGTCTCCGCAGGTTCGAACCTTGACGCCCCGATTGACCCGCTGCTGGTGACGCTCAAGCAAATGCGCACTGCACATCCGCAGGATAAAATCGTACTGTACTACATATCGGATGGAGAACAGACTTCGACGAAACCACGACGTACCTTCTCCTCACTTCGCCAATACCTCGACGACGCCTTCACCATCGGCGTCGGCAGCGAGAAAGGCGGCCAGATTCCTGAAGTCACGGCAGGCCCCAGCGACTCTGATGGCGACCAGCCGAGCACGAGCAGCCAAGGCTGGGTGAAGGACCCTGCCACCGGTCAGCCCGGAATCTCAAGGATGGATAAGAAGAACCTGATCGCAATCGCCGACGAGATGAGCGGGAAATGCATCCTGCTCGATGCCACGCACAAGCTCGACAAATCTTCCGTGGCCACGCTCTCCAAGCATTTCAGGACCGTGGAAACGCCGAAACGCCGTGAACGCGTGATGCCCGTGGTCTGGCCCCTTTACATAGCCCTGGCAGCACTGTTGACGATGGAGATAGGCAGCTGGCTGGCAAATTCAAGGAGACTGCTGTGA
- a CDS encoding DUF6466 family protein — protein sequence MKKNKNEIHAAPSPPAAPAPPTASAKSPKAARKSKKRSGTGTARSSRTNSGKRQARVSLPVRIIMGIIAVVFLIVAGALLANMTAIDTYNQATASLNASIEYSKKPDADPQRVKAQLDQANTQFDQARRMGVLLTPSTKKLINVNSDISGKLTTSTDHKIAAANGNGNGTSGKGAKGKGSKSSNSGNSGNQGLTDEQRKQVEETLKANQPNGPVNGDNKTPTKSDDSSSVKPW from the coding sequence GTGAAGAAGAACAAGAACGAAATCCATGCCGCCCCTTCGCCGCCGGCCGCACCGGCACCTCCAACCGCTTCGGCCAAATCGCCAAAAGCCGCTCGAAAAAGCAAAAAGCGGAGCGGAACGGGCACTGCCAGAAGCTCACGAACCAATAGCGGGAAGCGCCAGGCCAGAGTGTCTCTGCCTGTACGAATCATCATGGGAATCATCGCAGTCGTTTTTCTCATCGTCGCCGGGGCGCTGCTGGCTAACATGACAGCCATCGATACTTATAACCAAGCCACGGCATCGCTCAACGCCAGCATCGAATACTCCAAGAAGCCCGATGCCGACCCGCAACGGGTCAAGGCGCAGCTCGACCAGGCCAACACCCAGTTCGACCAGGCCCGACGCATGGGTGTGCTGCTTACGCCCAGCACGAAGAAACTCATCAACGTTAACAGCGACATTTCCGGCAAACTCACCACTTCGACCGACCACAAGATAGCCGCGGCCAACGGCAATGGGAACGGGACAAGCGGCAAAGGAGCCAAAGGCAAGGGTTCGAAATCCTCGAATTCCGGCAACAGCGGCAACCAGGGGCTGACGGACGAGCAGCGCAAACAGGTCGAAGAAACCCTCAAGGCCAATCAGCCGAATGGCCCGGTCAACGGCGACAATAAAACCCCGACCAAAAGCGATGACAGTTCCAGCGTCAAGCCTTGGTGA
- the purB gene encoding adenylosuccinate lyase, translating into MQLTQISPAIALTSLDGRYHKQTAPLVEYLSEPALNRERITVEVEWMILLANGYDGNGNKPVLEGVKPLTDAEIKYLRDIPEDFGAEGIARHAAYEAKTHHDVKAVEYYIDDELDRSPSVLGADTQLPNLKTLVHFACTSEDINNLANARCIKKAVTRVWLPKARELTDFLASKAEEFKDLPMLALTHGQPATPTTLGKELAVFVHRLRRQLKHIDEQEYLGKINGATGTFGAHTVACPDADWLAISREFVTNRMGLTWNPLTTQIESHDWQAELYGTISHTNRILHNLAVDIWMYISRGVFAQVPVKGATGSSTMPHKVNPIRFENAEANLELSCSFLDTLSNTLVESRWQRDLTDSTTQRNVGAALGYSLLALDNLLGGLKSIHPNFDVIARELDENWEVLGEPIQTAMRAQEFAGREGMERPYEKVKELMRGKSISKADIETFIDSLDFDEKTAARLKSLTPQTYIGLAAQLVGFDGQ; encoded by the coding sequence ATGCAGCTGACCCAAATTTCACCGGCAATCGCGTTGACCTCTCTGGATGGACGCTACCACAAGCAGACCGCCCCGCTCGTCGAATATTTAAGCGAACCGGCACTGAACCGCGAACGCATCACCGTCGAAGTCGAATGGATGATCCTTCTGGCCAACGGTTACGATGGCAACGGCAACAAGCCGGTGCTCGAGGGCGTCAAGCCGCTTACGGACGCTGAAATCAAATATCTGCGTGATATTCCCGAAGATTTCGGCGCCGAGGGAATCGCCCGCCATGCCGCCTATGAAGCCAAGACCCATCACGACGTCAAGGCGGTCGAATACTACATCGACGACGAGCTTGATCGCTCGCCAAGCGTGCTCGGGGCCGATACACAACTGCCCAATCTCAAGACCTTGGTGCATTTCGCCTGCACTTCCGAAGACATCAACAACCTTGCCAACGCCCGTTGCATCAAAAAGGCCGTCACGCGGGTCTGGCTTCCCAAAGCCCGGGAACTGACGGATTTCCTAGCCTCGAAGGCCGAGGAATTCAAGGACCTGCCGATGCTCGCGCTGACACACGGCCAGCCTGCCACGCCCACGACCTTGGGCAAGGAACTGGCGGTATTCGTCCATCGACTTCGCCGTCAACTGAAACATATCGACGAACAGGAATACCTCGGCAAGATCAACGGTGCCACCGGCACGTTCGGCGCGCACACCGTCGCCTGCCCCGACGCGGACTGGCTTGCCATCTCGCGTGAATTCGTCACCAATCGCATGGGCCTGACTTGGAATCCCCTGACCACACAAATCGAAAGCCACGACTGGCAGGCCGAACTTTACGGCACCATCAGCCACACCAACCGTATCCTGCACAACCTAGCGGTGGACATCTGGATGTACATCTCCCGGGGCGTCTTCGCCCAGGTGCCTGTGAAGGGCGCAACCGGATCGTCGACCATGCCACACAAGGTCAACCCGATCCGTTTCGAAAACGCGGAGGCGAACCTCGAGCTTTCCTGCTCGTTCCTCGATACGCTTTCCAATACGCTGGTCGAAAGCCGCTGGCAGCGCGATCTGACCGATTCCACCACCCAACGCAATGTCGGCGCGGCGCTCGGCTATTCCCTGCTGGCACTGGACAACCTGCTTGGAGGGCTCAAGTCCATTCATCCGAACTTCGATGTCATCGCCCGCGAACTCGACGAAAATTGGGAAGTGCTCGGCGAACCCATCCAGACGGCTATGCGTGCCCAGGAATTCGCCGGACGCGAAGGCATGGAACGGCCGTATGAAAAGGTGAAGGAGCTCATGCGCGGTAAGAGCATCTCCAAGGCCGATATTGAAACGTTCATCGATTCATTGGACTTCGACGAGAAGACCGCAGCCCGGCTGAAGTCGCTTACACCGCAGACCTATATCGGTCTGGCGGCACAACTGGTAGGCTTTGACGGGCAATGA
- a CDS encoding lysylphosphatidylglycerol synthase transmembrane domain-containing protein gives MSSKTPSSSFSEGPSSQASASDLSPESSDLMPDLTPDSLKPDDQATSEAPKQRPAVDIDDVAPQRAHNANDLLHAVGALILAVVVIVFATYLHGITTGVEHDAKTAGQAFTWLMDLPVSILQQFLSFAIIISVLIHLLINREWFQSAVSVVALFCGYAVILVLSFVLAHLGVPALMDALQSSEGAGPAMLPDFYAGIGAFLTVAGPKRSRSSVKWGWNTLFIAAAVFVIVSWHSVAGTIVSFAVGRVIGLTLRFAMGTRTQGLWGSGVVQAVGNIGLKLTELHRRDDADETGALKSRLDDDLIENSRIYDAKDERGKRYIISVLDSLPHAAGYLNQLWQGLRFTGVAIRRDRSASDAIHHHFSMLLGLKSCGLTTPTPYGVMDSEESSLLVLDVTDNPSPIDLSKLTEDEMVDYMDYLARANSRGYTHRRITPDTLAQIHGEHVIVGWQNGDYASGSTNIAMDKVQLLVLLATLTNPQLAIESALKVWDRQTLISLAPFIQKVAIPSATRNLPGWTKQLLGEVRDGLNALDPHDEVEASEPVTLARFNVKSFLSITLLIIAVAVIFTQLRPNEVIAAVRHANLGWALVCLLLSMLAWVGSSITLGSFMDSDRRHPFDLFCSQAASGFTAVSMPAGVGPAFVNLQYLRKSGYKNTAATAIMSVTWAVQGLTTIVLLLIMGLFTGRNMLSGMVPTNTLVVVIGAIVLVLCLCMAITPIRRLIVDKYLPMLRSYAHQLVEVLAQPQKLASGIFGALILNIATGLGFWAALMAFGTSSNPLETIFVFLLANTLGSAAPTPGGLGAVEAALTFAFTSIGVPPAVALSATLLYRVGFYWLRIPIGFLAMKRLDHHNLL, from the coding sequence ATGAGCAGCAAAACGCCCTCTTCGTCATTTTCAGAGGGACCTTCTTCGCAAGCTTCAGCTTCGGATTTGTCGCCGGAATCGTCAGACCTGATGCCTGATTTGACGCCGGATTCACTCAAGCCTGACGATCAGGCTACGTCAGAGGCACCAAAACAGCGTCCGGCGGTCGATATCGACGACGTCGCCCCCCAGCGCGCCCACAACGCCAACGATCTGCTCCATGCCGTAGGTGCCTTGATATTGGCGGTCGTCGTCATCGTCTTCGCCACCTATCTGCATGGCATCACCACCGGTGTCGAACATGACGCCAAAACCGCCGGCCAAGCCTTCACGTGGCTGATGGACCTGCCGGTTTCCATCCTTCAGCAGTTCCTGAGCTTCGCCATCATCATCAGCGTGCTGATCCACCTGCTCATCAACAGAGAATGGTTCCAATCCGCGGTTTCGGTGGTGGCGCTCTTCTGCGGATATGCCGTCATTCTGGTCCTCTCCTTCGTACTGGCCCATCTAGGAGTTCCCGCGCTGATGGACGCCCTGCAATCCAGCGAAGGCGCAGGGCCGGCGATGCTCCCCGACTTCTACGCGGGCATCGGGGCGTTCCTGACCGTAGCCGGGCCGAAACGTTCCCGTTCCTCAGTGAAATGGGGCTGGAACACGCTGTTCATCGCGGCTGCAGTGTTCGTCATCGTCTCGTGGCATTCGGTGGCCGGCACCATCGTCTCCTTTGCTGTGGGCCGGGTCATCGGGCTGACCTTGCGCTTTGCAATGGGAACCAGAACGCAGGGACTCTGGGGCTCGGGAGTGGTCCAGGCGGTGGGCAACATCGGGCTCAAATTGACCGAACTGCATCGGCGCGACGATGCCGACGAAACCGGGGCACTCAAATCCAGACTTGATGACGACCTCATCGAAAACTCACGTATCTACGACGCCAAAGACGAACGAGGCAAACGCTATATCATCTCCGTGCTGGATTCCCTGCCTCATGCCGCCGGCTACTTGAACCAGCTATGGCAAGGTCTGCGGTTCACTGGCGTGGCCATCCGTCGCGACCGTTCGGCAAGCGATGCCATCCATCATCATTTCTCGATGCTATTGGGGCTCAAATCCTGCGGTCTGACGACACCAACTCCATATGGGGTGATGGACAGCGAGGAATCCTCGCTGCTCGTGCTGGACGTCACCGACAACCCAAGCCCCATCGACCTCAGCAAGCTCACCGAAGACGAAATGGTCGATTATATGGACTATCTCGCCCGTGCAAACAGCCGAGGCTACACCCATAGGCGTATTACACCAGACACGCTGGCCCAAATCCACGGCGAACACGTCATCGTCGGATGGCAGAACGGCGACTACGCCAGCGGCAGCACCAATATCGCCATGGACAAGGTGCAGCTTCTGGTTTTGCTTGCCACGCTGACCAACCCGCAGCTGGCCATTGAATCGGCACTCAAGGTATGGGACCGCCAGACGTTGATTTCCCTGGCGCCGTTCATCCAGAAAGTCGCCATCCCCTCGGCCACAAGGAATCTTCCCGGCTGGACCAAGCAACTGCTCGGCGAAGTGCGCGACGGCCTCAACGCCTTAGACCCGCACGACGAGGTCGAAGCCTCGGAACCGGTGACGCTGGCCCGTTTCAACGTCAAATCGTTCCTCTCCATCACCCTGCTCATCATCGCCGTCGCCGTCATCTTCACACAGCTGAGGCCCAACGAGGTCATCGCCGCCGTGCGTCACGCCAATCTCGGCTGGGCGCTGGTCTGTCTGCTGCTTTCGATGCTCGCCTGGGTCGGCTCGTCCATCACCCTCGGCTCGTTCATGGACAGCGACAGGCGTCACCCCTTCGACCTCTTCTGCTCCCAGGCCGCTTCCGGCTTCACCGCAGTTTCGATGCCGGCAGGTGTAGGACCGGCATTCGTCAACCTCCAATATCTGCGTAAAAGCGGCTATAAGAACACCGCGGCCACCGCCATCATGTCCGTGACCTGGGCGGTGCAAGGCCTGACGACCATCGTTCTGCTGCTGATCATGGGCCTGTTCACCGGGCGCAACATGCTTTCCGGCATGGTGCCGACCAACACGTTGGTCGTGGTAATCGGCGCCATCGTGCTTGTGCTGTGCCTGTGCATGGCCATCACCCCGATCCGGCGCCTGATCGTCGACAAATATCTGCCGATGCTTCGCTCCTACGCCCATCAATTGGTCGAAGTCCTGGCCCAGCCGCAAAAACTTGCCAGCGGCATTTTCGGGGCGTTGATTCTGAATATCGCCACCGGCCTCGGGTTCTGGGCGGCGTTGATGGCCTTCGGAACTTCCTCGAATCCGTTGGAGACCATCTTCGTCTTCCTTCTGGCCAATACCTTGGGCAGCGCAGCACCCACCCCGGGCGGCTTGGGTGCTGTCGAGGCCGCGCTTACCTTTGCTTTCACCTCCATCGGCGTGCCACCAGCGGTGGCATTGAGCGCCACGTTGCTGTATCGCGTCGGCTTCTACTGGTTGCGTATCCCCATCGGTTTCCTCGCAATGAAACGGCTCGACCACCACAATCTGCTCTAG
- a CDS encoding HU family DNA-binding protein — MAYNKSDLVSKIAQKSNLTKAQAEAAVNAFQDVFVEAMQSGEGLKLTGLFSAERVRRAARTGRNPRTGETIKIPASYGVRISAGSLLKKAVASK; from the coding sequence ATGGCATACAACAAGTCTGATCTCGTTTCGAAGATTGCACAGAAGTCCAACCTGACCAAGGCCCAGGCCGAAGCGGCCGTCAACGCCTTCCAGGATGTGTTCGTCGAGGCAATGCAGTCCGGCGAAGGCCTGAAGCTCACCGGTCTCTTCTCCGCCGAGCGCGTTCGTCGCGCCGCCCGCACCGGCCGCAACCCGCGCACCGGCGAAACGATCAAGATTCCGGCATCCTACGGTGTCCGCATCTCCGCTGGCAGCCTCCTCAAGAAGGCCGTTGCCTCCAAGTGA